A stretch of the Leptospiraceae bacterium genome encodes the following:
- a CDS encoding KamA family radical SAM protein encodes MNQETEIQTVLAFRKKIATDPNWNSWKFQLQNRIKREDLEKFFVLSDLEKKGIRDSIRLNVGATPYYALLADPQDTACPIRKTIIPGLGETILSPEESPDPLHEERLSPVKGLTRMYDDRVLLFSNQECSVYCRHCMRGRKVSFNEERMDKDDLDAAFHYLISHPEISDVVISGGDPLNLSDSRIDYILENLEKIPSIKICRIGTRNLVTLPMRITDDLCKIIESHNNDNLSIFCNTHFNHEKECTQESKAAILKLIKCGVSVGNQCVILKGINDSGESMLALHKKLLEMRVRAYYMYDPEIIPGSRSFRTPLAKGYEIIEYMRGKISGMGIPQFVNDLPGGGGKITLTPRWYYGFHRESRQHIFKSALRGTFHLSPEPFDSKYDDKYEEVDLVLWEKIKNEAKSVHNA; translated from the coding sequence ATGAATCAGGAAACTGAAATTCAAACAGTTCTTGCTTTCCGAAAGAAAATAGCCACAGATCCTAATTGGAATTCGTGGAAATTTCAGTTACAAAATAGAATCAAGCGAGAGGATTTAGAAAAATTCTTTGTTCTTTCTGATTTAGAAAAAAAGGGAATTCGAGATTCTATACGTTTAAATGTTGGGGCTACTCCTTATTATGCTCTATTGGCTGATCCTCAAGATACCGCCTGCCCAATTCGTAAGACGATTATCCCGGGATTAGGTGAGACGATTCTTTCTCCTGAAGAGTCACCGGATCCACTTCACGAAGAAAGACTTTCACCCGTAAAAGGTCTGACTCGAATGTATGATGATAGGGTATTGCTTTTTTCAAATCAGGAATGCTCCGTCTATTGCAGGCATTGTATGAGAGGGAGAAAGGTCTCTTTTAATGAAGAGCGTATGGATAAGGATGATTTGGACGCAGCATTTCATTATCTAATTTCACATCCTGAGATTTCTGATGTTGTCATCTCCGGAGGGGATCCCTTAAACTTATCCGATTCTAGAATAGACTATATCTTAGAAAATCTAGAAAAAATTCCTAGTATTAAGATTTGTAGAATAGGAACTAGAAATTTAGTTACTCTACCTATGCGGATAACAGACGATCTCTGTAAAATCATTGAATCGCATAATAACGATAATCTTTCCATTTTTTGCAATACCCATTTTAATCATGAAAAAGAATGCACGCAGGAATCTAAGGCAGCCATTCTGAAATTGATTAAGTGCGGAGTAAGCGTTGGCAATCAATGCGTTATCCTAAAAGGTATAAACGATTCAGGCGAATCGATGTTAGCCCTTCATAAAAAGTTATTAGAAATGCGAGTCAGAGCATACTATATGTATGACCCTGAAATTATTCCCGGTTCTAGAAGTTTTAGAACTCCATTAGCAAAAGGTTATGAAATCATTGAATACATGCGGGGAAAAATTTCAGGAATGGGAATTCCTCAATTTGTAAATGATTTACCCGGTGGTGGTGGAAAGATTACTCTTACACCTAGATGGTATTATGGATTTCACAGAGAATCAAGACAGCATATATTTAAGTCAGCGCTAAGAGGAACGTTTCATTTGAGTCCCGAGCCATTTGATTCTAAGTATGATGATAAATACGAAGAAGTTGATTTAGTTCTCTGGGAGAAAATAAAAAACGAAGCTAAATCAGTCCACAATGCCTAA
- a CDS encoding caspase family protein: protein MLLSFSSDGSLRYWDKDTGKLLLTQLLFKEGESIYYTADGYFDFTDKKVMDYIAYTSPSIQSGFIDLQDLWEDYKRDDLKESVLAGRFKPKKGSNLIRSVETTPVIKTLFDPQKTISPDKDNYPMRIQVSEKGSRLGSVVVFVNGVQVVNTKLSEESTEKDMEIKEEETLDGKSFQLKFPVPLNYGTNRVEIKAYNEFGIPQSYPAFDLERRTPANLVLPKPNLYVLSVGVNEYQKNKLKFSVKDAEAMAEVLSKNGKELYSAIHVKKLLDKDATKKGIEDALADIARNAKPEDVVLIYLSGHGNNASSREVKSLFYFVPFDFNWSSDSQAEYVAREQGIDAEYLNETFTKIKSHKVILILDACHSGSIQTAMLAKGEDETKASRKAMDRMANGTGRFIFASSAGNELSREHSEAGHGLYTYVLLNALGKNTDKKIPNADYINADGFIYLSEIRSYIEQKFEDQTEKYLTGVRQSPPSMSLGRTGMHERVNDFPLLKVK, encoded by the coding sequence ATGCTTCTTTCCTTTTCCTCTGACGGTTCTCTCCGCTATTGGGACAAGGACACCGGCAAACTCTTATTAACCCAACTGCTATTCAAAGAAGGAGAAAGCATTTATTATACAGCAGATGGATACTTTGATTTTACGGATAAGAAGGTGATGGATTATATTGCCTATACTTCGCCGAGTATTCAATCTGGATTTATTGATTTGCAGGATTTGTGGGAGGACTATAAGCGGGATGATTTGAAAGAGTCGGTTCTTGCGGGACGGTTTAAGCCTAAGAAGGGTTCGAATCTAATTCGCAGTGTCGAGACGACTCCTGTGATTAAGACTTTGTTTGATCCGCAGAAAACGATTTCACCGGATAAAGACAATTATCCAATGCGGATTCAGGTTTCGGAAAAGGGTAGTAGGCTTGGCTCGGTTGTAGTGTTTGTCAATGGTGTGCAGGTCGTGAATACTAAATTATCCGAAGAGTCAACTGAGAAAGATATGGAAATCAAGGAAGAGGAAACGTTAGACGGTAAATCCTTTCAATTGAAATTTCCGGTTCCTTTGAATTATGGCACGAATCGTGTGGAGATTAAAGCTTATAATGAATTTGGAATCCCTCAGAGCTATCCTGCTTTTGATTTAGAGCGCAGGACTCCGGCTAATCTTGTTTTGCCCAAGCCGAATCTCTATGTCTTGTCTGTTGGTGTCAATGAATACCAAAAGAACAAATTGAAATTCAGCGTCAAAGATGCAGAGGCTATGGCGGAAGTGCTTTCTAAAAACGGAAAGGAATTATACTCTGCCATTCACGTTAAAAAGCTCCTCGACAAAGACGCTACTAAAAAAGGAATCGAAGACGCACTTGCGGATATTGCGCGTAATGCGAAGCCGGAAGATGTTGTCTTGATTTATCTCAGCGGACATGGAAACAATGCCTCTTCGAGAGAAGTAAAAAGTCTTTTTTATTTCGTCCCCTTTGACTTTAACTGGTCTTCTGATTCCCAAGCCGAATACGTTGCGCGGGAACAAGGAATCGACGCTGAATACTTGAACGAAACATTTACCAAAATCAAATCGCATAAGGTAATCCTAATATTAGATGCCTGTCATTCTGGTTCCATCCAAACAGCCATGTTAGCAAAAGGCGAAGACGAAACAAAAGCTTCTCGCAAAGCCATGGACAGAATGGCAAATGGAACAGGACGTTTTATCTTCGCAAGCTCCGCCGGAAACGAACTCTCCCGCGAACACTCGGAAGCAGGTCATGGACTTTACACATACGTCTTGTTAAACGCTCTCGGCAAGAACACAGATAAAAAAATCCCAAACGCCGATTACATCAACGCCGACGGCTTCATCTATCTATCCGAAATCCGCTCCTACATCGAACAAAAATTTGAAGATCAAACCGAAAAGTATCTAACAGGCGTCAGACAATCTCCACCCTCCATGTCCCTCGGTCGAACAGGAATGCACGAACGAGTAAATGACTTCCCGCTCTTGAAAGTGAAGTAG
- a CDS encoding SpoIIE family protein phosphatase — MSRKQISFDRIFQITSIINSSQDLKSLLDTIMETIKDVLDTEGCSLLLYIKEEDCLIFHTSRGEKSDLLPSLKVPKGKGIAGLVLETLEPIIANDAESDPRIYREIDRSVGFVTRNLICVPMIAQGDVQGVVEAVNTVDRQCFDENDVHLLQNLSDMAAIAIRNRILMDELQEKFNEINCLLKVSQALQTIPSLEYFLEIAFHSTLDLIQVERFSFAYKSRSTGKWRLVKIYGFSLDAESIHIDADNGVIGHILKTGKPLLVTNTEDTDLKFLYPNNYNSKSFISIPIYLNSEIMGILSVSDKKNKKAFNKSDLSLLLIISNHIVEAYKSLLSKEQEKKLEAINRDLQIAAKIQMYSLPAIPKSINGLEVETLYLSSKEIGGDFYDMIYHTENEISAIIADVSGKGISAALFMEFSKTILASEVSRLSSPSQSLQNANRIIKEKFNYMMLVEVMLIRIFITERRIVFSSAGHNRQFYYRKSKGKVMLLSGKGIPLGTRMKEFEISENTIEYESGDIIILYTDGITETMNRNREMFGEERFIELIENNADKPLGELKDIIKKTTDIFRGRYDMLEDDYTLMLIRLN; from the coding sequence ATGAGTAGGAAACAAATTTCATTTGATAGAATATTTCAAATTACTTCTATCATAAATTCTTCCCAGGATTTAAAGTCGCTTCTTGATACAATCATGGAAACGATTAAAGATGTATTAGACACAGAAGGATGTTCGCTCTTACTATACATAAAAGAAGAAGATTGTCTAATCTTTCATACTAGTCGAGGGGAAAAGAGTGATTTGCTACCTTCTCTAAAAGTTCCCAAAGGAAAGGGAATAGCAGGATTAGTTCTTGAGACGCTAGAGCCAATCATTGCAAATGATGCAGAATCGGATCCCAGAATCTACAGAGAAATCGATAGAAGCGTAGGCTTTGTTACCCGCAACCTAATTTGCGTTCCTATGATTGCACAAGGTGACGTGCAAGGCGTTGTAGAAGCAGTGAATACCGTAGATAGACAATGTTTCGATGAAAATGATGTTCATCTGTTGCAAAATTTATCTGATATGGCGGCAATTGCTATACGAAATCGGATACTAATGGATGAACTGCAAGAGAAGTTCAATGAAATAAATTGTCTATTAAAAGTAAGCCAGGCATTGCAGACGATTCCTAGTTTAGAGTATTTCTTGGAAATTGCTTTTCATTCTACGCTTGATTTGATTCAAGTAGAGAGGTTTTCTTTTGCCTATAAAAGTAGAAGCACCGGCAAATGGAGATTAGTCAAAATATATGGATTTAGTCTGGATGCCGAATCTATTCATATCGATGCAGATAATGGAGTTATTGGTCATATTTTAAAGACTGGTAAACCATTGCTTGTTACAAATACAGAGGACACTGATTTAAAGTTTTTGTATCCAAATAATTACAACAGCAAATCCTTTATTTCTATTCCCATCTATTTGAATTCTGAGATCATGGGTATCCTGAGTGTATCTGATAAAAAAAACAAAAAAGCTTTTAATAAATCAGATTTGAGTCTTCTTCTAATTATTTCGAATCATATTGTAGAAGCATATAAATCTCTATTATCAAAAGAGCAGGAGAAAAAACTAGAGGCGATCAATCGAGATTTGCAAATCGCGGCTAAGATTCAAATGTATTCTCTACCTGCTATTCCAAAAAGTATCAATGGGTTAGAAGTAGAAACTCTCTATTTATCTTCTAAAGAAATTGGGGGTGATTTTTATGATATGATCTATCATACTGAAAATGAAATTTCTGCCATTATCGCAGACGTATCCGGTAAAGGAATATCTGCCGCACTGTTTATGGAATTCTCAAAAACAATTTTGGCGAGTGAGGTATCACGATTATCCTCTCCTTCTCAAAGTCTACAGAATGCAAATCGCATTATAAAAGAAAAGTTTAATTATATGATGCTTGTAGAAGTGATGCTGATACGAATTTTTATTACAGAAAGAAGAATTGTATTTTCGAGTGCCGGTCATAATCGGCAATTTTACTATCGAAAGTCAAAAGGTAAGGTAATGCTTTTATCGGGAAAGGGAATTCCTCTCGGAACTAGAATGAAAGAGTTTGAAATTTCTGAAAACACGATAGAATACGAGTCTGGAGATATTATCATCCTATATACCGATGGAATTACTGAAACGATGAATCGGAATCGAGAAATGTTTGGAGAAGAAAGGTTTATTGAGCTAATTGAGAATAATGCAGATAAACCGCTTGGTGAACTAAAGGACATTATTAAAAAAACAACCGATATCTTTCGTGGTAGATACGATATGCTAGAAGACGATTACACTTTAATGTTGATTCGGTTAAACTAA
- a CDS encoding heme-binding domain-containing protein: protein MKKKIIYTICILFVLLQFIPINRKNPPVEAEIIAHERVKSILKRSCYDCHSNETKYPAYSYIFPASVFLAHHVEEGREELNFSSWESLSSSKKAKKATEIAEEVEKKEMPLSSYTLLHRSAVLSEEEISVIKSWAQTIEKGNESGN, encoded by the coding sequence ATGAAAAAGAAAATAATTTATACTATTTGTATTCTATTTGTTCTCTTGCAGTTTATACCGATTAATCGCAAGAACCCACCGGTCGAAGCAGAAATTATTGCTCATGAAAGAGTTAAATCAATTTTAAAAAGATCTTGTTATGATTGCCATTCGAATGAGACAAAGTATCCGGCTTATTCTTATATCTTTCCTGCCTCTGTTTTTTTAGCCCATCATGTGGAGGAAGGTAGAGAAGAATTAAATTTCTCTTCCTGGGAATCACTTTCCTCCTCTAAGAAAGCAAAAAAGGCGACTGAAATAGCGGAAGAAGTCGAAAAAAAAGAAATGCCACTTTCTTCTTATACGCTATTGCATAGATCTGCTGTTCTTTCAGAAGAGGAAATCAGTGTAATAAAAAGTTGGGCGCAGACAATAGAAAAGGGTAATGAATCAGGAAACTGA